One window of the Nicotiana tabacum cultivar K326 chromosome 4, ASM71507v2, whole genome shotgun sequence genome contains the following:
- the LOC107821371 gene encoding expansin-like A1 isoform X2 has protein sequence MALPFVSCLFFVLISSATACDRCVHQSKVAYFSKASALQSGACGYGSSAIGFNGGRLAAAVPSIYKEGARCGACYQIRCKNSNLCSKEGTTVTVTDQNTNNQTDFVVSSRTFSAMANQGKAQDLLELGIVHVEYKRVPCDFKNKNLAIRVEQSSKRPNYLAITLLYQGGQTEIVGVDVAQSVLNLR, from the exons ATGGCTCTTCCTTTCGTTTCCTGCTTATTCTTTGTTCTTATCTCCTCTGCAACAGCGTGCGATCGCTGTGTCCACCAATCAAAGGTTGCTTACTTTTCCAAGGCTTCTGCCCTTCAGT CTGGTGCTTGTGGTTATGGCTCCTCAGCTATAGGCTTTAATGGGGGTCGCCTTGCAGCAGCAGTTCCTAGTATCTACAAAGAGGGAGCTCGTTGTGGTGCTTGTTATCAG ATAAGATGCAAGAATTCAAATCTTTGTTCAAAAGAAGGCACAACGGTGACTGTAACTGATCAGAATACCAACAACCAGACAGATTTTGTAGTCAGCAGCAGAACTTTCAGCGCCATGGCTAATCAAGGCAAAGCTCAAGACCTTCTCGAACTCGGTATCGTCCATGTCGAGTACAAAAG GGTGCCTTGTGATTTCAAAAACAAGAATTTGGCTATTCGGGTGGAACAATCAAGCAAAAGGCCAAATTATTTAGCAATCACCTTGTTGTATCAAGGGGGTCAAACTGAAATCGTTGGTGTTGATGTAGCTCAG TCGGTGCTAAATCTGCGGTGA
- the LOC107821371 gene encoding expansin-like A1 isoform X3, producing the protein MALPFVSCLFFVLISSATACDRCVHQSKVAYFSKASALQSGACGYGSSAIGFNGGRLAAAVPSIYKEGARCGACYQIRCKNSNLCSKEGTTVTVTDQNTNNQTDFVVSSRTFSAMANQGKAQDLLELGIVHVEYKRVPCDFKNKNLAIRVEQSSKRPNYLAITLLYQGGQTEIVGVDVAQNE; encoded by the exons ATGGCTCTTCCTTTCGTTTCCTGCTTATTCTTTGTTCTTATCTCCTCTGCAACAGCGTGCGATCGCTGTGTCCACCAATCAAAGGTTGCTTACTTTTCCAAGGCTTCTGCCCTTCAGT CTGGTGCTTGTGGTTATGGCTCCTCAGCTATAGGCTTTAATGGGGGTCGCCTTGCAGCAGCAGTTCCTAGTATCTACAAAGAGGGAGCTCGTTGTGGTGCTTGTTATCAG ATAAGATGCAAGAATTCAAATCTTTGTTCAAAAGAAGGCACAACGGTGACTGTAACTGATCAGAATACCAACAACCAGACAGATTTTGTAGTCAGCAGCAGAACTTTCAGCGCCATGGCTAATCAAGGCAAAGCTCAAGACCTTCTCGAACTCGGTATCGTCCATGTCGAGTACAAAAG GGTGCCTTGTGATTTCAAAAACAAGAATTTGGCTATTCGGGTGGAACAATCAAGCAAAAGGCCAAATTATTTAGCAATCACCTTGTTGTATCAAGGGGGTCAAACTGAAATCGTTGGTGTTGATGTAGCTCAG AATGAATAA
- the LOC107821371 gene encoding expansin-like A1 isoform X1 yields MALPFVSCLFFVLISSATACDRCVHQSKVAYFSKASALQSGACGYGSSAIGFNGGRLAAAVPSIYKEGARCGACYQIRCKNSNLCSKEGTTVTVTDQNTNNQTDFVVSSRTFSAMANQGKAQDLLELGIVHVEYKRVPCDFKNKNLAIRVEQSSKRPNYLAITLLYQGGQTEIVGVDVAQPDPEYDKIMLRTDDQRGYIDNESCGGVLTKKENEGGDNTRIERGQQICL; encoded by the exons ATGGCTCTTCCTTTCGTTTCCTGCTTATTCTTTGTTCTTATCTCCTCTGCAACAGCGTGCGATCGCTGTGTCCACCAATCAAAGGTTGCTTACTTTTCCAAGGCTTCTGCCCTTCAGT CTGGTGCTTGTGGTTATGGCTCCTCAGCTATAGGCTTTAATGGGGGTCGCCTTGCAGCAGCAGTTCCTAGTATCTACAAAGAGGGAGCTCGTTGTGGTGCTTGTTATCAG ATAAGATGCAAGAATTCAAATCTTTGTTCAAAAGAAGGCACAACGGTGACTGTAACTGATCAGAATACCAACAACCAGACAGATTTTGTAGTCAGCAGCAGAACTTTCAGCGCCATGGCTAATCAAGGCAAAGCTCAAGACCTTCTCGAACTCGGTATCGTCCATGTCGAGTACAAAAG GGTGCCTTGTGATTTCAAAAACAAGAATTTGGCTATTCGGGTGGAACAATCAAGCAAAAGGCCAAATTATTTAGCAATCACCTTGTTGTATCAAGGGGGTCAAACTGAAATCGTTGGTGTTGATGTAGCTCAG CCTGATCCAGAATATGATAAAATAATGCTGAGAACTGACGACCAGCGCGGATATATTGACAATGAAAGTTGCGGGGGTGTATtgacaaagaaagaaaatgaaggcggAGACAATACAAGGATAGAGAGAGGACAACAAATCTGCTTATAG